From Coleofasciculus sp. FACHB-T130:
GTTACCATCAATCTGGAAATGGCTGGATACGATGTCAGCCAAGCACCAGATGGCATTAAAGGTCAGGCACTGGCTTTGCAACTGCAACCAGACCTGATTATGCTTGACCTAATGCTGCCCAATGTGGACGGTTTCACCGTCTGCCAGCGGTTGCGGCGGGATGAACGCACTGCCGATATTCCGGTGTTAATGTTGACAGCACTGGGTCAGACTCAAGATAAGGTAGAAGGCTTTAATGCCGGAGCCGATGATTACCTGACCAAGCCGTTTGAACTCGAAGAAATGCTGGCACGGGTCAGAGCCTTGCTGCGACGAACAGACCGTATTCCCCAAGCCGCCAAACACTCGGAAATCTTGCACTATGGCTCTTTAACCTTAGTCCCAGAACGCTTTGAGGCTATTTGGTTCAATCAGACAGTGAAGTTAACGCATCTGGAGTTTGAATTACTGCACTGCTTACTCCAGCGTCATGGTCAAACCGTTTCTCCTAGTGAAATCCTGCGGGAAGTTTGGGGCTACGATCCCGACGATGACA
This genomic window contains:
- a CDS encoding response regulator transcription factor, giving the protein MPRILVIDDDAAIAELVTINLEMAGYDVSQAPDGIKGQALALQLQPDLIMLDLMLPNVDGFTVCQRLRRDERTADIPVLMLTALGQTQDKVEGFNAGADDYLTKPFELEEMLARVRALLRRTDRIPQAAKHSEILHYGSLTLVPERFEAIWFNQTVKLTHLEFELLHCLLQRHGQTVSPSEILREVWGYDPDDDIETIRVHIRHLRTKLEPDPRHPRYIKTVYGAGYCLELPTEEQVSTDAS